A genomic region of Streptococcus suis contains the following coding sequences:
- a CDS encoding amino acid ABC transporter ATP-binding protein, translated as MIQANGVKLAFGGQQVLKGIDVEVNPGEVVVILGPSGSGKTTLLRSLNFLEKADAGHLVFGEDSYDLAQMTKKDIAGIRKRTAFVFQNYNLFANKTALQNVTEGLIVARKVPKQEAERIGKAALDKVGLSDKYGFYPSQLSGGQQQRVGIARAIATNPEVIYFDEPTSALDPELIGEVLAVMMQLAKEGMTMVVVTHEMGFARAVADRVIFMDGGRIIEEGRPEDIFDQPKEERTKQFLARIQKVDVE; from the coding sequence ATGATTCAAGCAAATGGAGTAAAGCTGGCCTTCGGTGGTCAGCAGGTGTTAAAAGGAATTGATGTAGAGGTCAATCCAGGTGAGGTGGTCGTCATTTTAGGTCCATCTGGATCAGGAAAAACGACTCTTCTTCGTTCTTTAAACTTTTTGGAAAAAGCTGACGCGGGTCACTTAGTCTTCGGTGAGGACAGCTATGACTTGGCTCAGATGACCAAGAAGGACATTGCAGGCATTCGCAAGCGCACAGCCTTCGTTTTTCAAAACTATAATCTCTTTGCCAACAAGACTGCCTTACAAAACGTGACGGAAGGTTTGATTGTGGCTCGAAAAGTACCCAAACAAGAGGCTGAAAGAATCGGTAAAGCAGCCTTGGACAAGGTGGGGCTATCTGATAAATATGGTTTCTATCCAAGCCAGCTATCAGGCGGTCAGCAGCAACGGGTCGGCATTGCCAGAGCCATTGCGACCAATCCCGAGGTCATCTATTTTGATGAACCGACCTCGGCCTTGGATCCTGAGTTAATCGGTGAGGTCCTGGCTGTCATGATGCAGTTGGCCAAAGAAGGTATGACCATGGTGGTTGTGACGCACGAGATGGGCTTTGCGCGTGCGGTAGCTGATCGAGTCATATTTATGGATGGTGGTCGGATTATCGAAGAAGGTCGACCAGAAGACATTTTTGACCAGCCAAAAGAAGAACGTACTAAGCAATTCTTAGCTCGCATTCAAAAGGTAGATGTTGAGTAA
- a CDS encoding LacI family DNA-binding transcriptional regulator: MTTLADVARLANVSKMTVSRVINHPEQVTQELRTLVTAAMEELNYKPNVAAKALAQQRTLIVQAVILEKMDVVEPYYIDLLAGIADELNHRNYTLQLVTNPSQITDQCDGYIVTGARKDDYPWLKGLRKPLILFGENQEGLPFVDSDNRLATRSATQFALSKGYERIVFVGIDLPEAFEKGREEGYKDAMQGRETHLYRLENRSRVAEEFVKNLDYLPENTCFICASDRLALGVTRGLQALGKSIPNDVGVIGFDGFFLDRMSRPALTTMKQPIRQMGALSVKHLMTILDGKPLARQGHYCQATLIERETTPQ; this comes from the coding sequence ATGACGACATTAGCCGATGTGGCTAGGTTAGCCAATGTATCAAAGATGACTGTTTCGCGTGTCATCAACCATCCAGAACAAGTTACACAAGAGCTGCGGACACTCGTAACAGCTGCGATGGAAGAATTAAACTATAAGCCAAATGTGGCGGCCAAGGCCTTGGCTCAGCAACGGACATTGATTGTTCAGGCTGTCATTCTCGAAAAGATGGATGTGGTAGAGCCGTACTATATCGACCTTCTTGCAGGAATCGCTGATGAGCTCAATCATCGAAATTATACTTTGCAGTTGGTGACCAATCCAAGTCAGATTACTGATCAATGTGATGGTTACATTGTGACTGGTGCTCGAAAGGATGACTATCCCTGGCTGAAAGGTCTGCGGAAGCCATTGATTTTATTCGGGGAGAATCAAGAAGGTCTTCCTTTTGTAGATTCAGACAATCGTTTGGCGACTAGGTCCGCAACCCAGTTTGCTTTATCAAAAGGTTATGAGAGGATTGTTTTTGTAGGGATTGACTTGCCCGAAGCCTTTGAAAAAGGGAGAGAAGAAGGTTACAAAGATGCGATGCAGGGCCGAGAAACTCATCTCTATCGATTGGAAAATCGTTCTCGTGTTGCGGAAGAATTTGTGAAAAATCTTGATTATTTACCAGAAAACACCTGCTTTATCTGCGCATCGGATCGTCTCGCTCTTGGGGTTACAAGAGGTTTACAGGCTCTAGGAAAGTCTATTCCGAATGACGTTGGGGTGATTGGTTTTGACGGCTTCTTTTTAGATCGGATGTCCAGACCAGCCTTGACGACGATGAAGCAGCCGATTCGACAAATGGGGGCTCTTAGTGTCAAACATTTAATGACGATATTGGATGGCAAGCCTCTGGCTAGACAGGGGCATTACTGCCAGGCAACCTTAATTGAAAGGGAGACTACACCTCAGTAG
- a CDS encoding amino acid ABC transporter permease: protein MTERVWQLLLDSFSQILVPGLLVTIPLTILSFTFGLLIAIGTALVQIAQIPILKQVARFYIWVVRGTPLLVQLYVIFFGLPSLGIVLDAFPSAVLVFSVNTGAYAAETIRASIESVPKGQLEAGYSVGMSFAQTMRRIILPQAFRVAFPPLSNTLIGLVKDTSLAANITVLEMFMATQQIAARTYEPFALYCEVALVYLLFSTILTKLQAYGEKKLAVY, encoded by the coding sequence ATGACAGAGAGAGTATGGCAACTATTGCTTGATTCATTTTCACAAATACTTGTTCCAGGATTGTTGGTGACTATCCCACTGACAATCCTGTCTTTTACCTTTGGCTTGTTAATTGCTATTGGGACTGCCTTGGTGCAAATTGCTCAGATTCCCATTCTCAAACAAGTGGCTCGTTTCTATATTTGGGTTGTTCGAGGGACACCACTCTTGGTTCAACTCTATGTGATATTCTTTGGGCTACCAAGTCTAGGAATTGTCTTGGATGCCTTTCCGTCGGCGGTTTTGGTTTTTTCTGTCAATACAGGTGCCTACGCTGCGGAAACCATACGGGCTTCTATCGAGTCCGTGCCTAAGGGGCAGTTGGAGGCTGGCTATTCTGTCGGGATGAGTTTTGCCCAGACCATGCGTCGGATTATTCTCCCACAGGCCTTTCGAGTGGCCTTCCCGCCCTTGTCGAATACCTTGATTGGATTGGTTAAGGACACATCGCTGGCTGCCAATATCACGGTCTTGGAGATGTTTATGGCGACTCAGCAGATTGCAGCAAGGACCTATGAACCGTTTGCCCTCTATTGTGAGGTGGCCCTTGTTTATCTACTCTTTTCAACTATTTTGACCAAGCTTCAAGCCTATGGCGAGAAGAAGTTGGCAGTCTATTAG
- a CDS encoding metal ABC transporter permease, which produces MFEVLLILMVIASSCGLLGSILVVKNQSMLADALSHSVLLGIVLGFFISHSLDSPLLIVGASLFGLLSVLAIDRLHSRKIAHDAATGLVFSFFFAVAVLLISLFARNVHLDVDLVLQGEVLFAPLHRMDVLAWSLPVSLVKSSLAWLVIVLFFVWAYHRLQVYLFDSNHARLSGLRTRMLEMVILILVSLTTVLAFEAIGSMTVIVFLVAPSMAALRWVKSFWQLLLLGQGIAILTVVLGFLVANQLDLTMSGTCAVVSLLVVCSSIILKNTWSRSSDK; this is translated from the coding sequence GTGTTTGAAGTATTACTCATTTTGATGGTTATTGCTAGTTCTTGTGGCTTGCTTGGCTCGATACTGGTTGTAAAAAATCAATCGATGCTGGCAGATGCGCTATCGCATTCTGTCTTGCTTGGGATTGTTCTGGGATTTTTTATTAGTCATAGTTTGGATTCGCCGTTGCTAATAGTTGGTGCTAGTCTGTTTGGGTTATTATCGGTTCTTGCCATTGACCGTCTGCATAGTCGAAAGATAGCGCATGATGCCGCAACAGGTCTAGTTTTTTCTTTCTTTTTTGCGGTGGCGGTTTTGCTTATTTCTCTTTTTGCTCGCAATGTTCACTTGGATGTGGATCTGGTTTTGCAGGGGGAAGTACTTTTTGCTCCGCTCCATCGTATGGATGTTCTAGCCTGGTCACTCCCTGTTAGTCTGGTCAAGTCGAGTTTGGCTTGGTTGGTTATCGTTCTATTTTTTGTTTGGGCTTACCATCGTTTACAAGTGTACCTATTTGACAGCAACCATGCTCGTTTGTCTGGCTTACGAACAAGGATGTTAGAAATGGTCATTTTGATTCTAGTTTCCTTAACTACTGTTCTGGCCTTTGAAGCGATTGGCTCGATGACTGTTATTGTTTTCTTGGTGGCACCAAGTATGGCTGCCCTACGTTGGGTCAAATCCTTTTGGCAATTGCTTCTTTTAGGGCAAGGTATCGCTATTCTAACGGTTGTGCTAGGTTTTTTAGTGGCCAATCAACTGGATTTAACCATGTCAGGGACCTGTGCCGTTGTCAGCCTTCTTGTGGTTTGCTCGAGTATTATTTTAAAAAATACTTGGTCACGGTCATCTGATAAGTGA
- a CDS encoding M13 family metallopeptidase — translation MTRLQDDFYEYVNGEWAKTAVIPDDKPRTGGFSDLADEIEKLMIDTTNAWLAGENVPEDSVLQNFVAFHKQVADYETRDRLGAEPAQALIAEYKALNSFEEFTSKLAEYELAGKPNLMPFGVAPDFMDATTNVLWADSLGIILPDTTYYEEGHEKGAELLKMWRESQEALLPKFGFSDEEIKDLLDKRLELDAKVAKYVLSNEEGSEYAKLYHPYEWADFTALAPELPLDDFFTVILGQTPDKIIVPEERFWQAAKEIYSADNWELLKSTLILKAAGAYTAFLSDEIRILAGAYSRALSGTPQAQNQEKAAYNLAQGYFNQALGLWYAGEKFSPEAKADVEAKVAKMIEVYKSRLETADWLAQETRDKAIVKLNVIKPYIGYPEALPERYYKKIVDPSKSLVENAIELNKIDIAHGWSKWNKPVDIKEWGMPAHMVNAYYNPQKNLIVFPAAILQAPFYSLEQSSSANYGGIGAVIAHEISHAFDSNGASFDEHGSLNNWWTEEDYAAFEARTQQVIDQFEGQDSYGAKINGKLTVSENIADLGGIAAALEAAKSEEDFSAEEFFTNFARIWRMKARPEFMQMLASVDVHAPGHLRTNIQLPNFDEFHETFGVQEGDGMWRAKEDRVIIW, via the coding sequence ATGACACGTTTACAAGATGATTTTTACGAATACGTCAATGGTGAATGGGCAAAAACAGCCGTGATTCCAGATGATAAGCCAAGAACAGGTGGTTTCTCAGACCTGGCGGACGAGATTGAAAAGCTCATGATTGACACGACCAATGCTTGGTTAGCGGGAGAAAACGTCCCAGAAGATAGCGTTTTGCAAAACTTTGTGGCTTTTCACAAACAAGTAGCTGACTATGAAACCCGTGACCGTTTGGGGGCAGAACCTGCCCAGGCCTTGATTGCAGAGTACAAGGCTCTTAACTCTTTCGAAGAATTCACTAGCAAGCTGGCAGAATATGAGTTGGCAGGCAAGCCAAACCTCATGCCTTTCGGTGTGGCACCTGACTTTATGGACGCGACCACCAATGTCCTCTGGGCAGATTCTCTAGGTATTATCTTGCCAGATACGACCTACTATGAAGAAGGTCATGAAAAAGGAGCCGAATTGCTCAAAATGTGGAGAGAGAGTCAAGAAGCTCTCTTGCCTAAGTTCGGTTTCAGCGATGAGGAAATCAAGGACCTATTAGACAAACGTTTGGAATTGGATGCCAAGGTTGCCAAGTATGTCTTGTCAAATGAAGAGGGGTCTGAATATGCCAAACTCTATCATCCGTATGAGTGGGCAGATTTTACTGCCTTGGCGCCAGAGTTGCCTTTGGATGATTTCTTTACAGTGATTTTAGGGCAAACGCCAGACAAGATTATCGTGCCTGAGGAACGCTTCTGGCAGGCTGCTAAGGAAATTTACAGTGCGGATAATTGGGAGCTTTTGAAGTCGACCTTGATTTTGAAAGCGGCAGGAGCTTATACAGCCTTCCTATCGGATGAAATCCGTATTCTAGCAGGAGCTTACAGCCGTGCCCTTTCTGGTACACCGCAGGCTCAAAATCAAGAAAAAGCAGCCTACAATCTGGCACAAGGCTACTTTAACCAAGCCCTCGGTCTTTGGTATGCTGGAGAAAAATTCTCACCAGAAGCCAAGGCCGATGTGGAAGCAAAAGTTGCTAAGATGATTGAGGTCTACAAGTCTCGTTTGGAAACGGCAGACTGGTTGGCTCAGGAAACGCGTGACAAGGCCATTGTCAAACTCAATGTTATCAAGCCTTACATCGGCTACCCGGAAGCCTTGCCAGAGCGTTACTATAAGAAAATTGTTGACCCAAGCAAGTCCTTGGTGGAAAATGCTATCGAACTAAACAAGATTGACATTGCTCATGGTTGGAGCAAGTGGAACAAGCCTGTGGACATTAAAGAATGGGGCATGCCAGCTCACATGGTCAACGCCTACTATAACCCGCAGAAAAACTTGATTGTCTTCCCAGCGGCGATTTTGCAGGCGCCATTCTACTCGCTGGAGCAGTCTTCATCAGCTAACTATGGTGGAATCGGTGCGGTTATTGCCCACGAGATTTCCCATGCCTTTGACTCAAACGGTGCTTCCTTCGATGAGCATGGTAGCCTTAATAACTGGTGGACAGAGGAAGATTATGCAGCCTTTGAAGCTCGTACTCAGCAGGTCATTGACCAGTTTGAAGGTCAGGATTCTTATGGTGCCAAAATCAATGGTAAATTGACCGTGTCAGAAAACATTGCCGACCTTGGTGGGATTGCAGCAGCCTTAGAAGCAGCCAAGTCAGAAGAAGACTTCTCCGCTGAGGAATTCTTCACCAACTTTGCTCGTATCTGGCGAATGAAGGCCCGTCCTGAGTTCATGCAGATGTTGGCAAGTGTGGATGTCCATGCACCAGGTCACCTACGTACCAACATCCAGTTGCCAAACTTCGATGAATTCCATGAAACATTTGGCGTTCAAGAAGGCGACGGCATGTGGCGTGCAAAAGAAGACCGCGTGATTATTTGGTAA
- the leuS gene encoding leucine--tRNA ligase yields MSFYNHKEIEPKWQEFWAKNHTFKTGTDADKPNFYALDMFPYPSGAGLHVGHPEGYTATDILSRYKRAQGYNVLHPMGWDAFGLPAEQYAMDTGNDPADFTAENIANFKRQINALGFSYDWDREVNTTDPNYYKWTQWIFTKLYEKGLAYEAEVPVNWVEELGTAIANEEVLPDGTSERGGYPVVRKPMRQWMLKITAYAERLLNDLEEVDWPESIKDMQRNWIGKSTGANVTFKIKDTDKDFTVFTTRPDTLFGATYAVLAPEHDLVDSITSPEQAEAVAEYKRQASLKSDLARTDLAKDKTGVWTGAYAINPVNGREIPIWIADYVLASYGTGAIMAVPAHDERDWEFAKQFGLDIIPVLEGGNVEEAPYTEDGAHINSDFLDGLNKEEAIAKMVAWLEENGLGQEKISYRLRDWLFSRQRYWGEPIPIIHWEDGTSTAVPENELPLVLPKTSDIKPSGTGESPLANLTDWLEVVREDGVKGRRETNTMPQWAGSSWYYLRYIDPHNDEKLADEELLKAWLPVDIYIGGAEHAVLHLLYARFWHKFLYDLGVVPTKEPFQKLFNQGMILGTSYRDSRGALVATDKVEKRDGSFFNIETGEELEQAPAKMSKSLKNVVNPDDVVEQFGADTLRVYEMFMGPLDASIAWSEEGLEGSRKFLDRVYRLLTTKELVAENSGALDKVYNETVKTVTEHIEDLKFNTAIAQLMIFVNAANKEGKLYVEYAKGFVQLIAPFAPHLAEELWQGLTNTGQSISYVAWPTYDESKLVESEVEIVVQIKGKVKARLTVAKDLAPAELEKVALADEKVQAEIAGQTVVKVISVPNKLVNIVVK; encoded by the coding sequence ATGAGCTTCTACAATCACAAGGAAATCGAGCCCAAATGGCAGGAATTTTGGGCAAAAAATCATACTTTTAAAACGGGAACAGATGCAGATAAGCCAAACTTTTATGCCCTAGATATGTTCCCTTATCCGTCTGGAGCAGGCTTGCACGTTGGTCACCCTGAGGGCTATACTGCGACGGACATTCTCAGCCGTTACAAGCGTGCCCAAGGCTACAACGTTCTTCACCCAATGGGTTGGGATGCTTTCGGTCTGCCTGCGGAGCAATACGCTATGGATACGGGAAATGACCCAGCTGACTTTACAGCAGAAAACATTGCCAACTTCAAGCGTCAGATTAACGCCCTTGGCTTTTCTTATGACTGGGATCGCGAGGTCAACACGACTGATCCTAACTACTACAAGTGGACCCAGTGGATTTTCACCAAGTTGTATGAAAAAGGCCTGGCCTACGAGGCAGAAGTGCCTGTCAACTGGGTGGAGGAATTGGGAACAGCTATCGCCAACGAAGAAGTCCTTCCTGACGGAACATCTGAGCGTGGTGGCTACCCAGTTGTTCGCAAGCCAATGCGTCAATGGATGTTGAAAATCACAGCCTATGCAGAGCGCTTGCTCAATGACCTAGAAGAAGTTGATTGGCCAGAGTCGATCAAGGATATGCAACGCAACTGGATTGGTAAGTCAACTGGTGCCAATGTGACCTTCAAAATCAAGGACACAGACAAGGACTTCACCGTTTTCACAACTCGTCCAGATACCCTATTTGGTGCGACCTATGCTGTCCTTGCCCCTGAGCATGACTTGGTCGACAGCATCACATCGCCTGAGCAGGCAGAAGCTGTGGCAGAGTACAAACGCCAAGCTTCTCTTAAATCAGACCTTGCTCGTACAGACCTTGCCAAAGACAAGACAGGTGTTTGGACAGGTGCCTACGCGATTAACCCAGTCAATGGTCGTGAAATTCCAATCTGGATTGCTGATTATGTCCTTGCAAGCTACGGAACAGGTGCTATTATGGCCGTTCCTGCCCACGATGAGCGTGACTGGGAATTTGCTAAACAATTTGGTTTGGATATCATTCCAGTTTTGGAAGGTGGCAATGTAGAAGAAGCACCTTACACAGAAGATGGTGCCCACATCAACTCTGACTTCCTAGATGGTCTCAATAAGGAAGAAGCTATTGCCAAAATGGTGGCTTGGTTGGAAGAAAATGGTCTCGGTCAGGAGAAAATTTCTTACCGCCTCCGTGACTGGCTTTTCAGCCGTCAACGTTATTGGGGTGAGCCAATTCCAATCATCCACTGGGAAGACGGTACTTCCACAGCAGTCCCAGAAAATGAGTTACCTCTGGTATTGCCAAAAACCTCAGACATCAAGCCTTCAGGTACAGGGGAGTCCCCTCTTGCTAACTTGACAGACTGGTTGGAAGTGGTGCGTGAAGACGGCGTCAAAGGTCGCCGTGAGACCAACACCATGCCACAATGGGCGGGTTCTAGCTGGTACTACCTTCGCTATATCGATCCACACAACGATGAGAAATTGGCAGACGAGGAGCTTCTCAAAGCTTGGTTGCCAGTGGACATCTACATCGGTGGTGCCGAGCACGCGGTTCTTCACTTGCTTTATGCTCGTTTCTGGCACAAGTTCCTTTATGACCTTGGCGTTGTACCGACCAAAGAGCCATTCCAAAAACTCTTTAACCAAGGGATGATTTTGGGAACTAGCTACCGCGACAGCCGTGGTGCCCTTGTAGCGACAGATAAAGTTGAAAAACGTGATGGTTCTTTCTTCAACATCGAAACTGGTGAAGAGTTGGAGCAGGCACCTGCTAAGATGTCTAAGTCTCTTAAAAACGTGGTTAACCCAGATGATGTGGTCGAGCAATTCGGTGCGGACACTCTCCGTGTCTACGAGATGTTCATGGGCCCACTTGATGCTTCGATTGCCTGGTCAGAAGAAGGTCTCGAGGGCAGCCGTAAGTTCCTTGACCGTGTTTATCGCCTCTTGACGACCAAAGAGCTTGTGGCGGAAAATAGCGGAGCGCTTGATAAAGTTTACAATGAAACTGTGAAGACGGTGACAGAACATATTGAAGACCTGAAATTCAACACGGCTATCGCCCAGCTCATGATTTTTGTCAACGCAGCCAACAAGGAAGGCAAGCTCTACGTCGAATACGCCAAAGGCTTTGTCCAATTGATCGCCCCATTTGCACCACACTTGGCAGAAGAACTCTGGCAGGGTCTGACAAATACTGGTCAGTCAATCAGCTATGTCGCATGGCCAACTTATGACGAAAGCAAGCTGGTAGAAAGCGAAGTGGAAATCGTTGTCCAAATCAAAGGCAAAGTAAAAGCTCGCTTGACCGTAGCCAAAGACCTAGCACCAGCTGAACTTGAAAAAGTTGCCCTTGCAGACGAAAAAGTCCAAGCTGAAATCGCTGGGCAAACAGTGGTGAAGGTGATTAGTGTACCGAACAAACTAGTCAATATTGTTGTGAAGTAA
- a CDS encoding CHAP domain-containing protein, translating to MSYQMIKKQFKLGLFTALIGNLLWLGMVNVSADDTVISDSPTVSALTKKVEAAKIAAKAAAEKIVAEKAAATAKAALATNMVSEVAVEYTANTYPAGQCTWGAKEMAPWVGNYWGNGGDWAASAAALGYEVGTTPKVGAIAVWTDGGYGHVAYVTDVAANGHIQVKESNYGGVYCPSNVRGFFDPTTTSEGTVSYIYPPAGV from the coding sequence ATGAGTTATCAAATGATAAAAAAACAATTCAAATTGGGACTGTTTACAGCCCTCATAGGAAATCTTTTATGGTTGGGAATGGTGAATGTCAGTGCAGATGACACAGTTATAAGCGATAGTCCGACAGTATCAGCGTTAACAAAAAAGGTTGAAGCTGCAAAAATAGCAGCCAAAGCTGCTGCAGAAAAAATTGTAGCTGAGAAAGCTGCAGCCACTGCAAAGGCTGCTTTGGCTACCAATATGGTGTCAGAGGTTGCTGTGGAATATACGGCTAATACCTATCCAGCTGGTCAGTGTACTTGGGGTGCCAAAGAAATGGCTCCTTGGGTTGGAAACTATTGGGGTAATGGTGGAGATTGGGCAGCTAGTGCGGCAGCGCTTGGATATGAAGTGGGAACTACTCCAAAAGTTGGCGCTATTGCTGTATGGACAGATGGAGGCTACGGTCATGTTGCCTATGTAACAGATGTGGCAGCTAACGGGCACATTCAAGTTAAGGAATCAAACTATGGTGGAGTATACTGCCCAAGTAATGTCCGAGGTTTCTTTGACCCAACAACGACTAGCGAAGGAACAGTCAGCTATATTTACCCACCGGCTGGAGTATAA
- a CDS encoding metal ABC transporter permease, with amino-acid sequence MFEVFKEYSFWTVALGTVSLAVATSTIGSISVLTKQSLLGDALGHASYPGVIVSFMIFQSRHPLYLLLGAVLSGYLSYALVHWLRRKGGHSLVNALSLVSASFFGLGMVLKNAIQGNEVFAGASQAGLQTYLFGQAAFIQLDDVILIGIISLLALVLFAFFYQDYKLYLFDQTFARVIGVRVKYLQQLTMFLMICLIAVGLKLVGAILMSSFLIAPAVFGLMLGKSYHKSLLLAGIVAIGSAFVGTWISSSVSGLSTGPTIIVCLTGLTLSAFVYVTYVRKENGRV; translated from the coding sequence ATGTTTGAGGTTTTCAAAGAGTATTCTTTCTGGACAGTCGCTTTAGGGACCGTTAGCCTAGCTGTGGCAACCAGTACTATCGGAAGTATATCTGTTCTTACAAAACAGAGTTTGCTTGGGGATGCTCTTGGGCATGCTTCTTATCCTGGAGTGATTGTCTCTTTCATGATTTTTCAGTCGCGACATCCTCTCTACTTGCTGTTAGGAGCAGTGTTGTCAGGCTACCTTTCTTATGCACTTGTCCATTGGCTGCGTCGAAAAGGTGGTCACAGTCTAGTCAATGCCCTTTCGTTGGTATCTGCTTCTTTCTTTGGTTTGGGCATGGTCTTGAAAAATGCTATTCAGGGAAATGAAGTCTTTGCAGGTGCTTCCCAAGCTGGATTGCAAACCTATCTATTTGGACAGGCAGCCTTTATTCAGCTGGATGATGTGATACTCATCGGAATTATTTCTCTATTGGCTTTGGTATTGTTTGCTTTCTTTTATCAAGACTATAAGCTGTATCTGTTTGATCAAACTTTTGCAAGGGTTATTGGTGTTCGTGTAAAGTACTTACAGCAGTTGACGATGTTTTTAATGATTTGCCTAATTGCAGTAGGATTAAAGTTAGTCGGGGCTATTTTGATGAGTAGTTTTTTGATTGCGCCAGCTGTCTTTGGCTTGATGCTGGGAAAATCGTATCACAAGAGTCTGTTACTGGCAGGAATCGTTGCAATTGGGTCGGCTTTTGTAGGGACCTGGATTAGCTCTAGTGTATCTGGCTTGTCGACCGGACCGACTATTATCGTCTGTCTGACAGGTCTGACCTTGTCTGCATTTGTGTATGTTACCTATGTCAGAAAGGAGAATGGTCGTGTTTGA
- a CDS encoding amino acid ABC transporter substrate-binding protein encodes MFTSLLFAGIVLAACNSSAGTSNSTDQTLLAQIKEEGVIQIGTEGAYAPYSYHDESGKLVGYDVEVAEAVAEKLGVKVEFVETEWDSMIAGLDAARFDTIANQVGITDERKVKYDFSTPYTYIYGALVTQKDNTDITSFADLSGKKSANSLTSNWADLARENGAEVVGVDGFSQAVELLNTGRVDATINDNLVYLDYVKQHADAPIKVVTLTDDVSTTAFPVAKGNEDLVKEIDAALAELASEGKLAEISNKYFGEDVSKAK; translated from the coding sequence ATGTTTACAAGTTTATTGTTTGCGGGTATCGTGTTAGCAGCATGCAATTCATCTGCAGGTACATCGAATAGTACAGACCAAACCCTCTTGGCACAAATTAAGGAAGAAGGCGTTATTCAAATCGGTACTGAAGGTGCCTATGCTCCTTACTCTTACCACGATGAGAGCGGAAAGTTGGTCGGTTATGATGTAGAAGTAGCCGAAGCCGTTGCTGAGAAATTGGGTGTTAAGGTGGAATTTGTTGAAACAGAATGGGATTCCATGATTGCAGGTTTGGATGCGGCCCGTTTTGATACTATCGCTAACCAAGTTGGTATTACAGATGAGCGTAAGGTAAAATACGATTTTTCAACACCATATACATACATCTATGGAGCCTTGGTGACGCAAAAAGATAATACTGACATTACAAGCTTTGCAGATTTGTCAGGTAAGAAGTCAGCCAACAGCTTGACAAGTAACTGGGCAGATTTGGCGCGTGAAAATGGTGCAGAAGTTGTCGGTGTGGATGGATTCTCTCAGGCAGTTGAATTGTTGAACACAGGGCGTGTGGATGCTACCATCAATGACAACTTGGTGTACTTGGATTATGTGAAACAGCATGCTGATGCACCGATTAAGGTTGTGACCTTGACGGATGACGTATCGACAACAGCCTTCCCAGTTGCAAAAGGAAATGAAGATCTTGTGAAAGAGATTGATGCAGCCTTGGCAGAATTGGCTAGTGAAGGAAAATTAGCTGAAATTTCAAACAAATACTTTGGTGAAGACGTATCAAAAGCTAAGTAA
- a CDS encoding metal ABC transporter ATP-binding protein translates to MSAIIELKDVNLAYTASQTMALEDVNLVIPRGSRTAIVGPNGAGKSSLFKVILGLEKPDTGQVRLLGQEAGLERLIAQKVAYIPQSSQVNWQFPATVFEIVLMGRFAHSKGMFRRPTKADRQIIELALERLKIADLRHRQIDQLSGGQRQRVFLARALAQEAELYLMDEPLAGIDQATEIMIMDMLKEFQCEGKTSIVIHHDLTTLDAYFDHLVWLHKHVIDSGPMDETLTSENYQATYGIGNGLFLGNAKGGSHV, encoded by the coding sequence ATGTCAGCAATCATTGAATTAAAAGATGTTAATTTAGCATATACAGCCAGCCAGACCATGGCTTTAGAAGATGTCAATTTGGTGATTCCCAGAGGGAGTCGTACGGCTATTGTTGGACCAAATGGTGCTGGGAAGTCCAGTCTATTCAAGGTCATTTTGGGGTTGGAAAAACCTGACACAGGACAGGTTCGCTTGCTTGGTCAGGAGGCAGGTCTAGAGAGGTTGATTGCTCAAAAAGTAGCCTATATTCCCCAATCCAGTCAAGTAAACTGGCAATTTCCTGCAACAGTTTTTGAAATTGTTCTGATGGGACGCTTCGCTCATAGTAAGGGAATGTTTAGAAGACCGACTAAGGCTGATAGACAGATTATTGAGCTGGCTCTAGAGCGGTTAAAAATTGCGGATTTACGCCATCGTCAGATTGATCAGCTTTCAGGTGGGCAGCGTCAGCGGGTCTTTCTAGCCAGAGCCCTGGCACAGGAAGCAGAATTGTACCTTATGGATGAGCCTCTGGCAGGGATTGATCAGGCAACAGAAATCATGATCATGGATATGCTCAAGGAGTTCCAATGTGAAGGGAAAACTTCCATTGTCATTCATCATGACTTAACGACGCTGGATGCCTACTTTGATCACCTTGTCTGGCTTCATAAGCATGTGATTGATTCTGGTCCGATGGATGAGACTTTGACAAGTGAGAATTATCAGGCGACCTACGGTATAGGAAATGGGCTGTTTCTAGGAAATGCCAAAGGAGGCAGTCATGTTTGA